From the Lolium rigidum isolate FL_2022 chromosome 2, APGP_CSIRO_Lrig_0.1, whole genome shotgun sequence genome, one window contains:
- the LOC124687776 gene encoding H/ACA ribonucleoprotein complex non-core subunit NAF1-like gives MDSEVSVEGKVEGGGIRGEDESKAEAVVRAEINSGVEVGGSDGKEESKDDAAVDAERNSEVSVQEEREDGGSKGKVESSDSSEDEESSEASSSSDEEEESSEASSSSSDEEEQIAKKHDGGGDMAALIKEGELMVGINDDDDEDEEEALTGHTNSKHEVEVLPPVPKIEIQLEPHHKALPVGTISSIMGERVIVEGSVQHNPLNEGSILWITESRKPLGIVEELFGPVKNPYYLVRYNSVEEVPAGISAGTAVSFVTEFADHILNVKELYTKGYDESGDHVEDETDDPEFSDDEKEAEYKRSLRMAKRQTDRQFESKKRSGNKRKQPRDAVFHKDMPPRIHNLQTPGHQSKHRFQRSDLAASANNSASVLGPQNISTSLPIMAPSVSVNPAMASAIQFADQKGGGFPNPSQQFLPQQPNLNWPGGFPSPLYPDMGINGAAFAANIMQNILSAANQYQQNYQNQSFGGFPNGMPMAPTQFMPQSRMPANPMPFGGPPVNPPFGPASELGMGQANPYNVQHLVSNQGQMPPGLPNTQGYGSLPLSHGDGGQYPMQFSSGQFNHGNPQNQGGRHSLGRGGGGNHK, from the exons ATGGATTCCGAGGTCTCGGTGGAAGGGAAAGTGGAAGGTGGAGGAATCAGGGGAGAGGACGAGAGCAAGGCCGAAGCTGTTGTTCGTGCTGAGATTAATTCCGGGGTGGAAGTTGGAGGGAGTGATGGGAAGGAGGAAAGCAAGGACGATGCGGCTGTTGACGCCGAGAGGAATTCTGAGGTCTCGGTGCAAGAGGAAAGGGAAGATGGAGGATCCAAGGGGAAGGTGGAGAGTAGCGACAGTAGCGAGGATGAGGAATCGAGTGAGGCTTCTTCGAGtagtgatgaggaggaggagtcaagTGAGGCATCGTCGTCGAGCAGTGATGAGGAAGAGCAGATAGCCAAGAAGCATGACGGCGGTGGCGACATGGCGGCCCTCATCAAAGAGGGTGAACTGATGGTTGGGAtcaatgatgatgacgatgaggatgaggaggaagcaTTGACGGGTCATACCAACTCCAAACATGAAGTGGAG GTCCTTCCTCCAGTGCCAAAGATTGAAATCCAGCTGGAACCGCATCATAAGGCACTCCCAGTGGGAACAATTTCATCT ATCATGGGTGAAAGGGTGATTGTTGAAGGGTCAGTGCAACACAATCCCTTGAATGAGGGTTCCATACTCTGGATAACTGAAAGCAGGAAACCACTTGGTATTGTTGAGGAGTTATTTGGCCCAGTAAAAAACCCATATTATCTCGTCCGGTATAATTCTGTGGAAGAAGTTCCTGCTGGGATCAGTGCAGGAACTGCGGTCTCATTTGTTACAGAGTTTGCAGATCATATCTTGAATGTAAAGGAGCTGTACACCAAAGGCTACGATGAATCAGGAGATCATGTTGAGGATGAAACAGATGATCCTGAATTCTCTGATGATGAGAAGGAGGCCGAGTACAAAAGATCATTACGGATGGCAAAAAGGCAGACTGATAGGCAATTTGAGTCCAAGAAACGTTCTGGTAATAAGAGGAAGCAGCCTAGGGATGCTGTATTCCATAAGGATATGCCACCTAGGATCCACAATTTACAGACACCAGGTCATCAATCAAAGCATCGTTTTCAGCGCTCAGACTTGGCTGCTTCTGCTAACAACTCAGCAAGTGTGTTAGGTCCTCAAAACATTTCTACAAGTCTACCAATAATGGCGCCATCAGTCTCAGTGAATCCTGCTATGGCATCAGCCATTCAGTTTGCAGATCAGAAAGGTGGTGGCTTCCCTAATCCATCACAGCAGTTCTTACCGCAGCAGCCAAATTTGAACTGGCCTGGTGGGTTTCCGTCTCCCTTGTACCCGGACATGGGGATTAATGGAGCTGCTTTTGCAGCTAATATTATGCAGAACATACTCAGCGCAGCCAATCAATACCAGCAAAATTATCAGAATCAGAGTTTTGGTGGTTTCCCGAATGGAATGCCCATGGCCCCAACACAGTTTATGCCGCAGAGCAGAATGCCTGCAAATCCAATGCCTTTTGGTGGACCGCCAGTAAATCCTCCATTTGGTCCAGCATCTGAATTGGGTATGGGGCAAGCGAACCCTTATAATGTTCAGCACTTGGTCAGCAACCAGGGGCAGATGCCTCCTGGGTTGCCCAACACACAAGGATATGGAAGTCTGCCACTATCGCATGGAGATGGAGGTCAGTACCCTATGCAATTCAGTTCTGGGCAGTTTAATCATGGTAACCCGCAAAACCAAGGAGGCCGGCATTCCCTGGGGAGAGGTGGTGGGGGGAATCACAAATAG